The DNA region cccttcattggGAAAAATTTGATGTTGCGTCGCTTATGGTTGTGgtggtggtggaggtgggggcACATTGTCTTATTGCCCACGGCCTCAGCAGATTTATTATGGAACTTGTGGCATTTCTTTAAGTTGTTCCTCTTCGCCATCCACCTCTCCCAATGGTGTGTTTCCAAGCTCGTTGTTCGCCATTTGGAACCTACAAGCACTTCAAGAAGTTAAAATCACGAAAGTAAAAGAATATActtcaagaaacaaactcaagTATATAGCTAACACTGTAAACTCCCctgcaacggcgccaaaaattgatcacgtCCAATTAACACCCCAATTAAGGGAATATGAAACGGTCATTACAATAATATACCCAACgcgagtcgggatcgaatccacaagaGGTTTAAATTGCGTGTTAAGGTAAATACTCAAGAGAGAAACTTGAAATAACTAGATTTGACTTCCAAACAAAAGTGTGTATCAATTTTGCTAAATTAAACTACCAATGATTTTGACTAAGCTAGCAAACAAGTATTaattgaaatatttttgaagttttgtcaAATAGAGAAAACCTAGGGTTGTAACTTTAACCTaggtgtaaacctaatgggtaGAGCAAATATATGTTTGCTTGGAAGATCAGGTTTTGTTATGACTTTCAATACACAAGTACTCACCCAATACCTCTAGGTAAAGAATGATTATGCCCACatctctcaagtccaaatgggtagcAATGGAAGTAATTGAATATGAGTCCAAGTTAGATtatccctatctctagttcaaattcTTTAATTAAACTAATCGATACTTCAACTagttcaatttcttgttagccaagtttttttAGACTAAATTTCTCATTCTCAAGTAAGAaaaaagtcaaataggcatgaatcaatgtttgcaatcattaattctaaCTTTAAAGCATAAACAAAACTAAATAACAATAACTCAATCAATAGCAAGAATTAATATTAAACACCCATAAGTTTTAGACATtagggttggatcacaaccctagataaaCATCTAGCTACTCATGGCAATGAACatagaaagataaaaggaagaaGATATTAAAGTCATAAAGCTAAAATAAAATGGAAAATAATTGATCATCTCTAATTATAGCTCAAAGTTTTCCCAAATAGCTAAGAAAAACTATAAGTTGCTGCTACAATACAAAAAGACCCCTAAAAGTGATACATGCCTATTTAAAGTGCTCCGAAATTTCTGACAAAAATACCATTCGGAGGGCTCTACAGCCGCACTTGAACTTCTGCGGTACGCACTTTGGTGGGTTAATGTTGGGGGTGCTTTCAGTTGGAGGATTTTTGCTGCCGCACTTTAGCTTCTGGGGCCTCACATGAATTTTTGTGGGCCACATTTGAGGAGGCTTCAGACTTATTCGATTGCACATTCTCTAATATTTCAGGCTTTGTCAGTGCGAACTTGTTTTCCGAACCAAGTGCGATCACACATTTTTAGTCAACGGACCGTACTTCTGCCAAAAATTCCTGAAGCTCCagttcttctgcggccgcatttCATCTTCAGCAGACCACACTAGCTTTTGCGACTGTAGATGGAATTATGCGGACTGCACCTTTCTTAGCATTTCTCCTCTTTGCTGAACTTGGCTAGATCACCTCCTTTTCGagttatttttcttcatttagaTCACATTCTCCAGCACACCTGCAATTCAACTATTTCCATTAGATTCGGAGACAAAAATTATTACTTTCAGACtaaaaactaaagcaagaagATACTAATATGTggttaaaatccacacttatcaggttttgggtagaaatttaggattttgtattttagagatttagacctcgatttgaggtcggatctcgaaacaaattacatatttggactcggggtgaatgggtagtcGAGATTTAGTCTTAATTTTGGAtttcgaccatgtgggcccggattgattttttgttgactttttcaaatatgataaaggtcgaatatttTTGGTACTAGGGTAGTtcctaaagcttgttttgacgTATTTGAGTAATATTTGACTAGATACTGatagtttggaggcttgttcaaaagaaaaagttgtgtTGGATTGTTGAATTATGTCGGAAAAAAGTAAGTGTCTTGGTTaatcttgatttgagggaattaagaTATAATTATTTCTAATTGCTATGTGCTCTATGTGTTGGGGTTGTGTAtatacaaggtgacgagtgtatatgcatttGCCATGGGTTAAGCATGTGGGTAGAACTAGCTTTATTTATGCCATGTTGCTTTATGTGTTATATCTTCCATGCTCAAAATGGATTGTGAAACTCTTTGATTTGTTCTTATTCATGTTAATAACTATGTGATCTTGTTGAGTGATTAGGCgttaaattattgaaatattGATTTGGCTACTGCTACAAAAGTGATGGTAAATTCTCAAATGGCAAGCTATGTTCATTCGCTCTTCTTGATATTGTTTGTGCTTCCCGCCTTGTTTGGTATTGTCTTACATGTTTattcttggtgaggaagagtgagtTGAACGAAGGATGCTATCGTGCTTGTCAGGAAGGTTGATTGTACACGAAGGGTATTTCTGTgcttttttatatattaatatcaTTGCATGAAGGGTGTTACCGTGCTCGAGAGTAAGAGAGAATATGCATGATGGGTGTTTTCGAGCTTGTGATTATATTGTGTGTgtaagaatgagagtaaaagtacgaagggtgatgccgtgtcatttgtTGATATTGCTTGTTCTTTATTTTACTATATAGATTAAGGACTTGGTTATGTTGTTTCGTGGTTATTTCGGAATGCTTGTTCGAGGTGCTTGTAGAAGCATAAATTGTTGTTTACATTAGTCGtatcttttcttattttctcGTTCTATACCTCATTACTTTTATTCTTGTTACTCTCTCACATGCTATTTATCTTGTCATCTTACTTGCTATTTTACTTGTTATCTTGTCTCGTTATTTCTCGTTACTTAATTATACATGCTTATATGTAAGTGTCTTGTCTTGGCCTCGTCGGGGTTAGGATCgatacttacagagtacattgggttggttttacttatactatatttttttacttcttgtgcagattttggtgctGATTCTGGTGGTACTCATAGAGCAGACTAGCTAGCTGGCGGAGGAGACCGAAGGTAGTGCTGCACTCTCGTTCTCATAGTCTCCTGTCTCATAatcatattaatatttatttatttcgaACAGTGTAATGTTATTCCAAACTTTGTATTTTGTTAAATCTGTAGAcgcttatgtactcagtgactcCAGTTTTTGGGAGATGTTAGATGGTTGGAGGTTTCAGACATGATCTAATTCTTCTTAATTCTATCTTTTATTTATAGTATCATGTCATTACGTTTCACATTgcctttattattgttatttgttggcttgcctagcaaatatcgttaggcgccatcacgatcccttTTGGTTGGAAATGTGGGTCGTGACATTGTTCTTGTTTGAGTTGTTCCTCTTTTGCGGTGGCTTTCTCGTTGCGTTTTATTTCTTGCGATCTTCGTAGTTGTAGACGTTCTATTGGTTTCATGGGAGAATGTTTGACATGCCCTCCCATTATAAGCTTGATTTTGGTTTAGATCTCTCAATAACTACAATTGTGGCTAATGAGTTTGGGGAACTTTCCCTCCCACAATTTTGGTTTAAAATTTGTGAATTTcgattgaagaaaagaaaaactcaaaGAACCTATTGTTGAACAAGAAAGGCTGAAGGGATGGGTCGGGTAACGGGTAGGATTATGAGTAGAATTTTTAATTAAACCGAGTagattaatagcctgtttggccaagcttatttttgggccaaaagtgcttttggccaaaaattgaggtgtttggccaaacttttggaaggaaaaaaagtgcttttgaggaaaagcagaagcaatttttgagaagcagaaaaaagtagtttctctccaaaaacacttttctgagaagcacttttctgaaaaatacacttagaaacagtttttaaaaacttggccaaacactaattactgctcaaaagtacttttcaaattaattagccaaacacaaaccgcttctcaccaaaaatattttttttaaaagtatttttgagaaaagcacgtttcaaaataagctgattttagaagtttggccaaacaggctataaattaGGGGTGAGTCTTTTTAATAAGGAGGTTCCACGTGGCCCTCCGTAAAAAATAAGGATAAATCTGATCCATAGCATAATAGCAGGGTCTGAATTAACTAAATAGTAAAATAATGGGTAAGTTTAAATAATTTTTGATAGTAGagaggtatatttggcccttttccgaaTTTGAAGTTATCAAACCCTGGACTAGATTTCTCATTCTCATATTTGCAAAGGCTCAAGTCTAATATGTActtatattaggaccaaaatggTAAAGAACTTTAAATAAAGTTTCTAACATATCATCAAACCAGTTTCTCTCTCTGTGATCTCTGTTGTGCTCTCGTCAGTCGATCTCCGAGGTCAGCTCTTCCTCCTTCCATTTTCTAAGCTTCAACTACTAATCCCATTAGTATCTGAAAATTGTTTTCAATTTAACTCTGTCCAAAGATCGGAACTACATAATAGAGCTTTTAAATTCTTGATTTTATGCTTCTATTTGAATTTAGTTATCTGATTTAGTTTTTAAAGTCGTCTTCTCTATATACCTCAGATGCAAAAGGAACAATAGTAAATTCTATATATCTTCAATGGAAAAATGTCAAATTTGACTAACAAAGCGGAATGGATATAAATGATTCATGTAAGTATATAACCAACCAAACTGTTCTAGGATTGAGACGTAGTAGATTGACTGATATATATACCCCCTCCTTTCCAATTTATGTGATGCTGTTTGACTGGACATAgagtttaaggaaaaaaaaataaaaacacttttgaaacttgtggtttaAAACAAACCATAGATATTTGTGTAACTGATTATCtcattaagtaaaatatgaagttTAAGTTATATTGTTTCCAAATATAGAAATGTGCCATTCTTTTTGGGACAATCTAAAAAAGGAAATCCCATCATATAAATTGGGAGAGAGGGAGTACTCTATACGAAAGTTTAAATTACTATATTTCTGAACTTTTTGGTATTGGATATATGTTAATTGTACAGTTTTCACTGCTGGTTGTAATCAGATGGAAAACGGAGAGGGGACTAAGGAGCACTTAACTTCCGCGGTGTCCTCTCCTTTTGTTCCACTGGGAAATGAGTTCTCATGGCAAAGTCAGAAATCGGAGGATGGTGATGACATAACTGAGTACTCGTCATGTGATGCTGAGTCGGAATTCGAGAGATACTGCAGTGCTAACTCGGCCATGGGCACTCCAACTGTTGGAGGTTCAGTTGTGACTGCATTTCATGAGTTTCCTGGAAGCTTCAAATTAGGGGATGACAGTTATAGAGTAAAAGGTTTTAGGGGTTGTAAGAAGTTATCAGATTTTAGTGGGGTGGGTCCTTCTACTAGAGGAAGTGAATATAGTGGTGGAAAGGGTAGTGCACGAGAGGAGGGGTTGGTGGGTATCGGAAAGGGATTAGATTTGTATGGTAATGCAGTATTCATGGATGAGGAAACGTTTTTACAAAACATGGATATGGGTGACGAATGGTACGTCAAGGATGACGAAATGCCAAACATGAGGAGTGACGATGGTACTAAGTTATGCTTTAACAGAAGTTCTTGTACATCTGACGAATATAAGAACGGCGTACTCATTGAAGGAGACACTGAAGCTTCGGGAGTTGGTAATAACACATTGGAAATTGAAGCAGAATTTCAGAGGGATATTGAAGCTGTAGATGGGAGCTTGGAGGTGTCAAGTCCGCAACCTGGTACAGCAACTGGTGGAGCTGAGTGTTTGGATGAAAGTGACGCCTCCTCAAGATATGAGTATTCAGAAGGCGAGGATTCAATGTTCGGAGGTAATACAGATGATGAGAAGAATGATTCATATTTCAGGAAAGAAGTAAAACACTCACATCAAGAACATGACAAGAATGAATATAAGCTCGTTATGGGTTCTGCAGTAGCCTTTGGTTCAAATGATTGGGATGATTTCATGCAAGAAAATGGAGAATTTACTCCGACTTTAATGGTGCACAATGAACTTCAAGCTGAAAACCAACCAAGTATTGAAAGTGAAAATGGATGTTTGAGTTCTGCTTCAACTGTCAATGCTGAGTTTTCAAGTGTAGGTTTAACAATGcctaaagaaaaggagaaaggtACTCTTCTGCCCAGTTATCATGGCCAAGGTGGTAATGAATCAACTGAGCACACCACTACTTATAATTTGGATCCTTTGAGTCTTCTGAACCAGGGGAAAGGAGAGAACGCTGAAGGTGAGAAACCGATGCTTGTTAAGAACAATGAAACAAGAAAAGTCAATGAATCAGCGGAGTTCCATGACAAGTCTTCTGTTCATAATATGTTGCAAGTGGACCATAATCCGCAAAGACAACGAGGAGAAGCCTCTTTTATAGAGGGTGCTAAACTTAAGGAGGAAGTATTGGAACCGACAGATCAATGTGCATGTAATGAGGAAGTTATTCACATTACTGATGATCTTGTTTCTAGAAAAGCTGCGCCTGAGAACTTAAGATTATTCTTGGAACCTCTGTCTCATTCTGCTACAAGCAAAGATTATCTGTCTATGGAGCATTCTGATGATAGAACAGTGGAACTATCAGCAGACAAGAGCTCATCTCCTTCATCAGCATCAGTGGCTAATGATGCTACAAGGACCAAACATGGAACGAGGAATAGTTCGTCCTCCGTCAATTACTTGGAAGACCATCTTACATCAGGCAAGGTATGATTCTTTTCAAGAACTCTATTAGCACTTGTGTCTTCTTTGTTTGCAGTTTGCATCGGATCAATCTCTGCATTGTTATTATAGTTTCTTCAAATTTTGTCATGCGAATGAAATCGATAAGGAAATGCATGACCAATTTTTTGGATTGATGACATTTTCCTATAGAGTAATACCTCTTCAGAGGTGGAAAAGTCCAGGTATACAAGTGGCACACAACAAGTGGAGAACCTACACAAAAACATGATTCTATACAAAAGCCATTTTTAGATTGCTAATGTAAATGCATAGGATGAGGTTGTCAAATGGAGATATAATGTTATATGATCTATGGGAAGCTAAGCTTATGATACAAACTGCATACTGATTGTTAAGAGCCATGCATATCTGTTGTTACATGAGATATAAAAATTTGCAACATTTGCATGTTTCCATTTTTAGTTACATAGCTTGTTAAAGAGTGATAGCTAATTGGTGACCCATTTTTCAATGCTTGCTATGAGTAATTGCTTCACAATGACATATATGTATTGCATATCCATACACTAGGTTAAGGCTTTTACCTGTTTTTTCCTTTTGTGATGGATCATGCTGGTAGGAGGAGTCTAGAATCTACTTAAATTTGAAAATCTTTCAGCAAAATTTCAATGAAAATCCTTAAAATTGAAAGCATTAGGGTGCTTAGGCAGAGTTATCTTGTTGCTGTAAGGTGGCTGCTTTATCATGGAATATATGTTGCTTAAACTTCTGTTTTCCCAACACAAAAATTattgtttaaatgaatatttgACATTACTGCCAAATTATATGCACGTTTAACAACTTAGTTATCTTGGATATCACTTCATCCAGGAGGCTTTTTAAAAACCATACGTATTTAAATGAACTTATGTCAATCTTTTCATTAACTGAGCATGGCGGTGCCTGTGGATGTTCTTATCCGTTTGCTGATAACAAGCAGTGGTATATGTAAGCactaaggggttgtttggtacACGGTCTAAATTATCCCGGGATTATAATCCCTAGACTAATTTATCCCACCTGAGAGGTGGGATAAAGTAATACCAAGTTTGATGGGATAAGGTGGTataagatgagatatccaggattAAGTTTGGgactaagtgggcgtttggacttacgaattgtaaaattccaaaaaaaagtgaaaaaaaatttcaagtgaaaatgatatttgaaaattagagttgtgtttggatatgaatata from Nicotiana tabacum cultivar K326 chromosome 24, ASM71507v2, whole genome shotgun sequence includes:
- the LOC107795072 gene encoding uncharacterized protein LOC107795072 isoform X1, with product MDINDSFFTAGCNQMENGEGTKEHLTSAVSSPFVPLGNEFSWQSQKSEDGDDITEYSSCDAESEFERYCSANSAMGTPTVGGSVVTAFHEFPGSFKLGDDSYRVKGFRGCKKLSDFSGVGPSTRGSEYSGGKGSAREEGLVGIGKGLDLYGNAVFMDEETFLQNMDMGDEWYVKDDEMPNMRSDDGTKLCFNRSSCTSDEYKNGVLIEGDTEASGVGNNTLEIEAEFQRDIEAVDGSLEVSSPQPGTATGGAECLDESDASSRYEYSEGEDSMFGGNTDDEKNDSYFRKEVKHSHQEHDKNEYKLVMGSAVAFGSNDWDDFMQENGEFTPTLMVHNELQAENQPSIESENGCLSSASTVNAEFSSVGLTMPKEKEKGTLLPSYHGQGGNESTEHTTTYNLDPLSLLNQGKGENAEGEKPMLVKNNETRKVNESAEFHDKSSVHNMLQVDHNPQRQRGEASFIEGAKLKEEVLEPTDQCACNEEVIHITDDLVSRKAAPENLRLFLEPLSHSATSKDYLSMEHSDDRTVELSADKSSSPSSASVANDATRTKHGTRNSSSSVNYLEDHLTSGKTHNLELNEFYNEVVHDMEEILLDSSESPGFALGNKIHHSYIPLPSRDGGSTASTSVTFDVSPDTQRPVRFDRVEVVGARQKTGDVSLSERLVGVKKYTVYRIKVWSGEDYWEVERRYRDFCALYHQLKKSFADQGWILPPVWSATERESRKIFGSASPNVVADRSVLIQECLHSLLHDKFRSGPLNALICFLSPSKDVPNSPTSDTNIPQSPYSSRSTSRGDVSSLGKKISLIVHKRPLKSKKQLLDEQHYSCAGCYKSFDDGKTRIQELAQTLGWGKPRLCEYSGQLFCSSCHTNDMAVLPARVLHCWDFNQYPVSQLAKSYLDSIYDQPMLCVSAVNPMLFSRVPALQHVTNIRKRIEKILPFVRCPFRSSIYKGVGSRRYILEGNDFFALRDLIDLSKGVFAALPVMVDTVLRKIVEHITDQCLICYDVGIPCTARQDCDDPSSLIFPFQEGEIERCKSCDSVFHKHCFKRISSCPCGTRLKPEQEGNATKGSQNMGNWGILSLDLLRKRADLSKGLVTGFLGKVRSLKSSRNEDEEHEDNNAIILMDSLPMTTL
- the LOC107795072 gene encoding uncharacterized protein LOC107795072 isoform X2, whose product is MENGEGTKEHLTSAVSSPFVPLGNEFSWQSQKSEDGDDITEYSSCDAESEFERYCSANSAMGTPTVGGSVVTAFHEFPGSFKLGDDSYRVKGFRGCKKLSDFSGVGPSTRGSEYSGGKGSAREEGLVGIGKGLDLYGNAVFMDEETFLQNMDMGDEWYVKDDEMPNMRSDDGTKLCFNRSSCTSDEYKNGVLIEGDTEASGVGNNTLEIEAEFQRDIEAVDGSLEVSSPQPGTATGGAECLDESDASSRYEYSEGEDSMFGGNTDDEKNDSYFRKEVKHSHQEHDKNEYKLVMGSAVAFGSNDWDDFMQENGEFTPTLMVHNELQAENQPSIESENGCLSSASTVNAEFSSVGLTMPKEKEKGTLLPSYHGQGGNESTEHTTTYNLDPLSLLNQGKGENAEGEKPMLVKNNETRKVNESAEFHDKSSVHNMLQVDHNPQRQRGEASFIEGAKLKEEVLEPTDQCACNEEVIHITDDLVSRKAAPENLRLFLEPLSHSATSKDYLSMEHSDDRTVELSADKSSSPSSASVANDATRTKHGTRNSSSSVNYLEDHLTSGKTHNLELNEFYNEVVHDMEEILLDSSESPGFALGNKIHHSYIPLPSRDGGSTASTSVTFDVSPDTQRPVRFDRVEVVGARQKTGDVSLSERLVGVKKYTVYRIKVWSGEDYWEVERRYRDFCALYHQLKKSFADQGWILPPVWSATERESRKIFGSASPNVVADRSVLIQECLHSLLHDKFRSGPLNALICFLSPSKDVPNSPTSDTNIPQSPYSSRSTSRGDVSSLGKKISLIVHKRPLKSKKQLLDEQHYSCAGCYKSFDDGKTRIQELAQTLGWGKPRLCEYSGQLFCSSCHTNDMAVLPARVLHCWDFNQYPVSQLAKSYLDSIYDQPMLCVSAVNPMLFSRVPALQHVTNIRKRIEKILPFVRCPFRSSIYKGVGSRRYILEGNDFFALRDLIDLSKGVFAALPVMVDTVLRKIVEHITDQCLICYDVGIPCTARQDCDDPSSLIFPFQEGEIERCKSCDSVFHKHCFKRISSCPCGTRLKPEQEGNATKGSQNMGNWGILSLDLLRKRADLSKGLVTGFLGKVRSLKSSRNEDEEHEDNNAIILMDSLPMTTL